A segment of the Lelliottia amnigena genome:
GGATGCAGTCTCGCGGTACAGCTATTACTGGCGCGCGATATCCCCCTGCCGTTGATTTTGACCGTACTGGCACTCACGCTCGGCGTGACGGCGGAAATCAGTTCTCTGCATGCCCGCTTGCTTCCCGCCTCACTGATTGCATCGATCTTTACGCTCAGCCTCGCCGGGAATATGCCCGTCTGGGAACCGCTGCTGATCTACGCGTTTGGCACGCTGTGGTACGGATTATTCAACTGGTTCTGGTTCTGGATGTGGCGCGAGCAGCCGTTGCGCGAATCCTTAAGCCTGCTCTACGTTCAGCTCGCTGATTACTGCGAAGCAAAATACACCCTGCTGACGCAGCACACCGATCCGGAAAAGGCGCTGCCGCCGCTGCTGACGCGTCAGCAAAAAGTGGTCGATTTAATCAGCCAGTGTTATCAGCAGCTACACATGCTGGCGGCCAATAAAAATCATGAATACAAACGGCTACTGCGCACGTTTCAGGTAGGGCTGGATTTACAGGAACATATTTCCGTCAGCCTGCATCATCCACAGGAAGTGCAAAAGCTGGTGGAGCGCAGTCACGCCGAAGCGGTGATCCGCTGGAATGCCCAGACGGTCGCGGCGCGACTGCGCGTGCTGGCTGACGATATTCTCTATCACCGCTATCCCACACGCTTTACCATGGATAAACAGTTGGGCGCGCTGGAGAAAATTGCCCGTCAGCATCCCGACAACCCGGTCGGGCAGTTCTGCGCCTGGCACTTCAGCCGTATCGCACGCGTGCTGCGCACTCAGCGTCCGCTCTATTCCCGTGATCTGATGGCGGATAAGCAGAAACGTTTGCCACTGCTGCCGGCGCTCAAAAGCTATCTGTCATTTAAATCCCCTGCTTTGCGTAATGCGGCGCGCATTAGCGTGATGCTCAGTATCGCCAGCCTGATGGGCGTGGCGCTGCATTTACCCAAGCCCTACTGGATTTTAATGACCGTGCTGTTCGTGACGCAGAACGGCTATGGCGCGACGCGGGTGCGGATCCTGCACCGGGCGGGCGGGACCCTTGCCGGTCTGGTGATTGCGGGCGTCACGCTGCACTTCCACGTCCCGGACGGTTACACCCTGGCGGGCATGCTGTTTATTACGCTGGTCAGCTATCTGTTTATCCGTAAAAACTACGGCTGGGCGATGGTCGGCTTTACGGTCACCGCGGTATATACCCTGCAACTGCTTACCCTGAATGGCGAACAGTTTATTGTCGCCCGACTGGTGGATACGCTGATTGGCTGTCTGATTGCGTTTGGCGGTATGGTCTGGCTGTGGCCACAGTGGCAAAGCGGCCTGTTGCGCCAGAATGCGCATGATGCGCTCGAGGCCGACCAGCAGGCTATTCGCCTGATTCTCAGCGCCGATCCGCAGCCGTCGCCGCTGGCGTACCAACGCATGAAGGTCAATCAGGCTCATAACGCGCTGTTTAACTCGCTGAATCAGGCCATGCAAGAGCCGGGCTTTAATTCGCACTATCTGGCCGATATGAAACTGTGGGTCACCCACAGCCAGTTCATTGTCGAGCATATCAACGCGATGACCACGCTGGCGCGCGAGCATACGATGCTGACGCCGGACCTGGCGCAGCGTTATTTGCAGTCGTGTGAAATTGCATTGCAGCGGTGTCAGCAGCGCCTGGAATATGACGCGCCGGGTGAATCAGGGGATATGAATATTCTTGAAGGACCAGAAACGCTCACCTACGGTCCGATGAGCACGCTGGAACAGCACTTGCAGCGCATACTCGGGCATCTGAACACCATGCACACCATTTCATCGGTAGCCTGGCGGCAACGCCCGCATCACGGAATTTGGTTAACGCGCCTGCTGCGGCGCGAATCCCATTAACCCTTAACGATTTTCCCTACCGCTGCGGCAAAGCGCGCCATACCGTCGTCGATATCCTGTGCTTCAACCACCAGCGACGGTGCAAAGCGCATCACGTCCGGTCCAGCATTCAGCACCATCACCCCTTCGTGCGCGGCAGCATGGAGGAAATCACGCGCGCGGCCCTGGTATTGTGGCTTCAGTTCTGCACCAACCAGCAGTCCCATTCCACGAATATCGCTGAACACATCGTACTGGGCATCAATCTGCTGAAGATGTTTCACAAACTGTTCGCGTTTCGTACTCACACCGTTCAGCACGTCTGGCGTATTGATAATATCAAACGCCGCACCCGCGATAGCACAAGCCAGCGGATTCCCGCCGTAGGTCGACCCATGAGATCCCACATGGAATGCCGACGCGATCTCCTGGGTTGTCAGCACAGCACTGACCGGGAAGCCGCCCCCGAGCGCTTTGGCGCTTGTCAGAATGTCCGGCGTCACGCCGTAATGCATGTAGGCAAACAGGGAGCCGGTACGCCCCATACCGCTCTGCACTTCATCAAACACCAGCAGCGCCTGATGTTCGTCGCACAGTTCACGCAGGCCTTTCAGGAACTCTGGCGTCGCCGCCATTACACCGCCTTCACCCTGAATCGGCTCAACCACAATCGCGCAGGTGTGATCGTCCATCACCGCTTTTACGGCGTGAAGATCGTTAAACGGCACATGAACGATATCGGCAGGTTTTGGGCCAAAACCATCGGAATACTTCGGCTGTCCGCCGACGGAAACCGTAAACAGCGACCGCCCGTGGAAGGCGTTATGGAAGGCAATAATTTTGGATTTGTACGGGCTGTGACGCGTTGAGGCGTAATAACGCGCCAGCTTGAACGCGGTTTCGTTAGCTTCGGTGCCTGAGTTCATGAAAAGAACGCGCTCGGCAAACGTGGCGTCGATGATTTTGCGCCCCAGACGCAGCGCGGGTTCATTGGTGAATACGTTGCTGGTGTGCCACAGGGTTTCGCCCTGCGTTTTTAACGCCTCGACCAGAGCAGGATGGCAATGCCCCAGCGCCGTCACTGCAATACCACCCGCAAAATCAACGTACTCTTTGCCCTGCTGATCCCACACGCGACTGCCTTTCCCTTTTACCGGGATAAACTCAGCCGGTGCATAAATCGGCAGGATCACTTCATCGAAAGTTGCGCGCGTAATTGCAGATTGTTCAGTTGCCATGTCATGCCCATCCATTTTATGTCACATTAACCGTGAAAATATAATCACAAAATATGCATAAAAAATCACAACAAAGCAATAACCAATCAACGATGGAGGAAATTAGCCAGCAGTTGATGCCCCTGTTCGCTCAGGATACTTTCCGGATGGAACTGCACGCCTTCGAGATCCCATTCGCGATGACGAATGCCCATGATCTCCTGAGTGTCGCTCCAGGCCGTCACCTCAAAGCAATCGGGCAGCGTGGGCGGGTCAATCACCAGCGAATGATAGCGCGTCACCGTGAGCGGATTGTTCAGACCGAGAAACACGCCGGTTCCGGTATGCGTCACCGGAGACGTTTTGCCGTGCATCACTTTTGCGGCACGAACGATGGTCGCGCCAAAGACCTGGCCGATCGCCTGATGCCCCAGGCAGACGCCCAGAATCGGCAGTTTGCCAGCAAAATCGCGGATCACATCCAGCGAAATACCCGATTCAGAAGGGGTACAAGGCCCTGGTGAAATGACAATTTTCTGCGGTGCCAGCGCGTTGATATCTCCCAGCGTGATGTCATCATTGCGCCGGACAACCACCTCAGCACCCAGTTCACAAAAGTACTGGTACAGGTTCCAGGTAAATGAATCGTAATTATCAATCAGCAGAATCATGGCGGCTCCAAAAAATTAGCCGCCCTATTCTACTCAGTTTCCCGCGCTTCGCTCACAACTTTGGCGAAGATGGTTGTCAGGTCGGTTAAATCCCCCATAGCCCCGCTCTGATTGGCGGCAGACCAATAATCAGGTTCAATATCCCGCCAGCTCAGTTGATAACCCGCGTGAATGGCCAGTTGCTCGAAAAAGACGCGTTGCGCGATCCCGTTACCAATCCGGAACGGATGCAGGACGTTGATTTCGCAATAGTAATGGCTGAGGCGGGCGATAAACTCACTTTTCTCGAGTCCGACAAGATAGCCCTCTTCCTCAAGATCCTGCATCAGGCCGTTGCCTTCTTTTTCGATATAGGCGAAATGGCAGAATCGCGTATCGCCCTGATAAATATCGACTTCACGGATATCACCTGCCCAGTCGAAAATATCCTGATAAAGATGGCGATGAATGGCGCACAGGTGCGGCAAACCGCGTGCGGGCGGCCCAAGCGGTAAGGTTGCGGCACGCAATGCCGTGAGTTCATATGAAGCCTGCGCAAGGCGATCCGCCTGACGAATATTGAGCTTATTGCGCATCACGTTCAGGCCGGGATAGAGGTACGGATCGCGATCGTCACCGATTTTATCGCTCATAGTGCCTCCTGAGTTCCTCAAGACGGTGTTGAGCGTCTGCTGCATTTAGCGTGACGAGCGGGCTGTCGACGCCTTCCAGACGCCGACTGGCCTGAAAGTTAACGTTGCGCTGCTGTTCCCAGAGACGGGATTTTTGCCTGTCGGTGAGTTTTTTCACTTAACGCCTCCCTGATATGTCCGTTTGCCACAAGTATAAGCAGCAAAACGCGCTTTCGCAGGGAGACGCAAGTGTTACGGGCGAGAACCGCCCGTAGAGAAAAGGGTTACGGCAGAACTTTTGCGGACAGAATAACAACCGGTTTTGTCGGTACATTCTGGTAAGGACCGACGTCATGCGTCTGTACCTGCGAGATCTTATCAGCCACATCCATACCTTTCACAACTTTACCAAACACCGCGTATCCGAAGTCGCGCTGGCCGTGATCGAGGAAAGCGTTATCCGCAACGTTCAGGAAGAACTGGCTGGTGGCGCTGTCTTTATCCGCTGTACGAGCCATCGAAATGGTGCCGCGCGTGTTACGCAGACCGTTGTCGGCTTCGTTTTTGATTGGCGCATTCGGCTGCTTTTGCTGCATTTGCTCGTTAAAACCGCCGCCCTGGAGCATGAACCCCGGGATCACGCGGTGAAACGTGGTGTTGTTATAGAAACCATTGTTCACGTAATCGAGGAAGTTTTTCACCGATACCGGAGCTTTCTGGCTATTCAGTTCCAGCTCAATATTTCCGGCAGACGTTGTCAGCAAGACATGGGGATCGCCTTTCGCTGCCAGAACAGCAGGAGAAACAGCAGAGAGGGCAAACACAGCCGCGACAGCCGCCAGAGTTGATTTGAGCATGAGAATTCCTTAACAAAGCGCAGTAAAAAAGGCAAGTGGCTTGATTCTAAAGAGCAGTATGGATGGAGGCTAGCCTTTTACCTAATTTTACGAATTTGAAACAGTTGTAACCGTAAAAAGGGTAGGAACCGACGCACAATTAAGCGACCTAAATCACACTAATTAATGCAATTCAGATCTTAATTTTCATAAAAGATTTATATGGATCACTTTAATGATTAAAATCCCTGCGCACACGGCGCGGTCAACGCGTTTTACTTTTCATTACCCTTATTAATTCGTGATGCAGGCAGGCGGCAAACGCCTTTGCAGCGTGAAGGACACGGGGTAAATTCACAGGCCAGACATGACTAACAGCAATCGCATTAAGCTCACATGGATCAGCTTCTTCTCGTACGCCCTGACCGGCGCACTGGTGATCGTCACCGGAATGGTGATGGGTGATATCGCCAACTATTTCCAGCTCCCCGTTTCCAGCATGAGCAACACCTTTACCTTCCTTAACGCCGGTATTCTGATCTCCATTTTCCTGAATGCCTGGCTGATGGAAATCGTGCCGCTGAAAACGCAGCTGCGCTTCGGCTTTGTCCTGATGGTCGCGGCCGTAGCGGGACTGATGGTCAGCCACAGTATCGCGCTGTTCTCCGCCTCAATGTTTGTGTTGGGCCTGGTCAGCGGGATCACCATGTCCATCGGTACGTTCCTGATTACCCACATGTATGAAGGCCGTCAGCGCGGCGCACGCCTGCTGTTCACCGACTCCTTCTTCAGCATGGCGGGGATGATTTTCCCTATGGTGGCCGCCGTTCTGCTGGCTCGCAGCATCGAGTGGTATTGGGTGTACGCCTGTATCGGCCTGGTCTACGTGGCTATTTTTGTGCTGACCTTTGGCTGTGAATTCCCGGTTCTGGGTCAAAAAGCGGATCAGAGCGAGCAGCCTGCCGCAAAAGAAAAATGGGGGATCGGCGTACTGTTTCTGTCCGTTGCGGCGCTGTGCTATATCCTCGGCCAGTTGGGCTTTATCTCCTGGGTTCCGGAATACGCGAAAGGCCTGGGCATGAGCCTCAACGACGCGGGCAAACTGGTGAGCGATTTCTGGATGTCTTACATGTTCGGCATGTGGGCATTTAGCTTCATTCTGCGTTTCTTCGATTTGCAGCGCATTTTGACGGTGCTGGCGGGTCTGGCAACCGTGCTGATGTATCTGTTTATCAACGGTGCGCCGGAGCATATGGCGTGGTTTATTCTGACGCTCGGTTTCTTCTCCAGCGCGATTTACACCTCAATCATCACCCTCGGCTCACTGCAAACCAAAGTGGCGTCACCTAAGCTTGTGAACTTTGTTCTGACCTGCGGGACCATTGGCACCATGTTGACCTTCGTGGTCACAGGGCCGATTGTGGCACACAGCGGCCCGCTGGCGGCGCTGCAAACGGCTAACGGTCTGTATGCCGTGGTGTTTGTCATGTGTCTGATTCTGGGCTTTGTAACCCGCCACCGTCAGCACAACACGGCAGCGGCTTCGCACTAACCCTTACGCCCCTTTGCGCTCAGCGAAGGGGCTGTTATTCGTAAAGCTCACCTCTTCACCCCCGCTATCCGTTTGAATCCACGTTTGCGCCAGTTGCGTCGTCGCAATCACTCTACCCTGACGAATCGACCAGCGCACCGGCACCTGACAGCGCACCGCATCAAAACCACTTTCCGCAGGCAAAATGATCAGATTCGCCGGGTTGCCCGTCTTAATACCGTAATCCGTCAGCCCAAACGTGCGTGCGCTGTTGTGGGTAATCAAATCGAGGCCGCTGTCGATTTGCGGATAACCCATCATCTGACAGACGTGTAGCCCCATGTGCAGCACTTGCAGCATATTGCCCGTCCCCAGCGGATACCACGGATCGAAAACGTCGTCATGACCGAAGCAGACGTTGATACCCGCTTCCTGAAGCTCTTTAACGCGGGTAATTCCGCGACGTTTCGGGTAATCGTCAAATCGCCCCTGCAAATGAATGTTGACCAGCGGGTTAGCGACAAAGTTAATGCCAGACATTTTCAGCAAGTGGAACAGCCGCGAGGTGTATGCCCCGTTGTAGGAGTGCATTGCGGTGGTGTGGCTGGCGGTGACACGCGATCCAATCCCGGCCTCATACGCCAGCGTGGCAACCGTTTCAACGAAACGAGACTGTTCATCGTCGATTTCGTCGCAGTGAATATCCAGCGGACGATCGTATTTTTTTGCCAGTTCAAACGCGATGTGCAGCGACTGCACGCCATATTCGCGCGTGAATTCAAAATGCGGGATGGCGCCGACCACGTCAGCGCCGAGCTGTAACGCTTCTTCAAGCAGCGCCGCACCGTTGGGATAGGATAGAATCCCCTCCTGCGGGAAAGCGACGATTTGCAGGGTGATCCACGGCGCAACTTCCTGCTTCACTTCCAGCATCGCTTTTAGCGCCGTGAGCGTAGGGTCAGAGACGTCAACGTGGGTGCGAACAAACTGAATGCCGTTAGCCATTTGCCATTTCAACGTCTTCCACGCACGCGCTTTGACATCGTCATGGCTGAGGAACGCTTTACGTTCCGCCCAACGTTCGATGCCCTCGAACAGGGTTCCAGACTGGTTCCAGCTCGGCTCTCCGGCCGTCTGGGTGGTATCGAGATGAATATGCGGTTCAATAAACGGCGGAATCGCCAGGCCACCACGGGCGTTGAGGACTTCGTGGCTTTCATCGGGCGCATCACCTATTGGGGTAATTTCGCCAAAACGGCCATTCTGAATGGCAATTTGCCATAGCCCTTCTTGCTGCGGTAACCGAACGTTCTGAACCAGCCAAAGCGGTGATGTAGACATACCTTTCCCCTGAAAAACAGTGCTGAAATTTGGGAGTACGAACTTTTGCAGATTAACCTCAAATTTTGTACACAAATTCATCGCTTATGAAAAGCGAGTTATTTCCGCCACTTAGAAAATTCCTGACAAATCAGTCATCTACCCACTAAGGAGT
Coding sequences within it:
- the yhfK gene encoding protein YhfK, whose translation is MWRRLIYHPEVNYALRQTLVLCLPVAVGLILGHLQHGLLFSLVPACCNIAGLDTPHKRFFKRLIIGGSLFAGCSLAVQLLLARDIPLPLILTVLALTLGVTAEISSLHARLLPASLIASIFTLSLAGNMPVWEPLLIYAFGTLWYGLFNWFWFWMWREQPLRESLSLLYVQLADYCEAKYTLLTQHTDPEKALPPLLTRQQKVVDLISQCYQQLHMLAANKNHEYKRLLRTFQVGLDLQEHISVSLHHPQEVQKLVERSHAEAVIRWNAQTVAARLRVLADDILYHRYPTRFTMDKQLGALEKIARQHPDNPVGQFCAWHFSRIARVLRTQRPLYSRDLMADKQKRLPLLPALKSYLSFKSPALRNAARISVMLSIASLMGVALHLPKPYWILMTVLFVTQNGYGATRVRILHRAGGTLAGLVIAGVTLHFHVPDGYTLAGMLFITLVSYLFIRKNYGWAMVGFTVTAVYTLQLLTLNGEQFIVARLVDTLIGCLIAFGGMVWLWPQWQSGLLRQNAHDALEADQQAIRLILSADPQPSPLAYQRMKVNQAHNALFNSLNQAMQEPGFNSHYLADMKLWVTHSQFIVEHINAMTTLAREHTMLTPDLAQRYLQSCEIALQRCQQRLEYDAPGESGDMNILEGPETLTYGPMSTLEQHLQRILGHLNTMHTISSVAWRQRPHHGIWLTRLLRRESH
- the argD gene encoding bifunctional N-succinyldiaminopimelate-aminotransferase/acetylornithine transaminase codes for the protein MATEQSAITRATFDEVILPIYAPAEFIPVKGKGSRVWDQQGKEYVDFAGGIAVTALGHCHPALVEALKTQGETLWHTSNVFTNEPALRLGRKIIDATFAERVLFMNSGTEANETAFKLARYYASTRHSPYKSKIIAFHNAFHGRSLFTVSVGGQPKYSDGFGPKPADIVHVPFNDLHAVKAVMDDHTCAIVVEPIQGEGGVMAATPEFLKGLRELCDEHQALLVFDEVQSGMGRTGSLFAYMHYGVTPDILTSAKALGGGFPVSAVLTTQEIASAFHVGSHGSTYGGNPLACAIAGAAFDIINTPDVLNGVSTKREQFVKHLQQIDAQYDVFSDIRGMGLLVGAELKPQYQGRARDFLHAAAHEGVMVLNAGPDVMRFAPSLVVEAQDIDDGMARFAAAVGKIVKG
- the pabA gene encoding para-aminobenzoate synthase component II — translated: MILLIDNYDSFTWNLYQYFCELGAEVVVRRNDDITLGDINALAPQKIVISPGPCTPSESGISLDVIRDFAGKLPILGVCLGHQAIGQVFGATIVRAAKVMHGKTSPVTHTGTGVFLGLNNPLTVTRYHSLVIDPPTLPDCFEVTAWSDTQEIMGIRHREWDLEGVQFHPESILSEQGHQLLANFLHR
- the fic_2 gene encoding cell filamentation protein Fic, which gives rise to MSDKIGDDRDPYLYPGLNVMRNKLNIRQADRLAQASYELTALRAATLPLGPPARGLPHLCAIHRHLYQDIFDWAGDIREVDIYQGDTRFCHFAYIEKEGNGLMQDLEEEGYLVGLEKSEFIARLSHYYCEINVLHPFRIGNGIAQRVFFEQLAIHAGYQLSWRDIEPDYWSAANQSGAMGDLTDLTTIFAKVVSEARETE
- the yhfG gene encoding protein YhfG, which gives rise to MKKLTDRQKSRLWEQQRNVNFQASRRLEGVDSPLVTLNAADAQHRLEELRRHYER
- the ppiA gene encoding peptidyl-prolyl cis-trans isomerase A, which codes for MLKSTLAAVAAVFALSAVSPAVLAAKGDPHVLLTTSAGNIELELNSQKAPVSVKNFLDYVNNGFYNNTTFHRVIPGFMLQGGGFNEQMQQKQPNAPIKNEADNGLRNTRGTISMARTADKDSATSQFFLNVADNAFLDHGQRDFGYAVFGKVVKGMDVADKISQVQTHDVGPYQNVPTKPVVILSAKVLP
- the tsgA gene encoding major facilitator superfamily protein, translating into MTNSNRIKLTWISFFSYALTGALVIVTGMVMGDIANYFQLPVSSMSNTFTFLNAGILISIFLNAWLMEIVPLKTQLRFGFVLMVAAVAGLMVSHSIALFSASMFVLGLVSGITMSIGTFLITHMYEGRQRGARLLFTDSFFSMAGMIFPMVAAVLLARSIEWYWVYACIGLVYVAIFVLTFGCEFPVLGQKADQSEQPAAKEKWGIGVLFLSVAALCYILGQLGFISWVPEYAKGLGMSLNDAGKLVSDFWMSYMFGMWAFSFILRFFDLQRILTVLAGLATVLMYLFINGAPEHMAWFILTLGFFSSAIYTSIITLGSLQTKVASPKLVNFVLTCGTIGTMLTFVVTGPIVAHSGPLAALQTANGLYAVVFVMCLILGFVTRHRQHNTAAASH
- the codA gene encoding cytosine deaminase, coding for MSTSPLWLVQNVRLPQQEGLWQIAIQNGRFGEITPIGDAPDESHEVLNARGGLAIPPFIEPHIHLDTTQTAGEPSWNQSGTLFEGIERWAERKAFLSHDDVKARAWKTLKWQMANGIQFVRTHVDVSDPTLTALKAMLEVKQEVAPWITLQIVAFPQEGILSYPNGAALLEEALQLGADVVGAIPHFEFTREYGVQSLHIAFELAKKYDRPLDIHCDEIDDEQSRFVETVATLAYEAGIGSRVTASHTTAMHSYNGAYTSRLFHLLKMSGINFVANPLVNIHLQGRFDDYPKRRGITRVKELQEAGINVCFGHDDVFDPWYPLGTGNMLQVLHMGLHVCQMMGYPQIDSGLDLITHNSARTFGLTDYGIKTGNPANLIILPAESGFDAVRCQVPVRWSIRQGRVIATTQLAQTWIQTDSGGEEVSFTNNSPFAERKGA